Sequence from the Rutidosis leptorrhynchoides isolate AG116_Rl617_1_P2 chromosome 3, CSIRO_AGI_Rlap_v1, whole genome shotgun sequence genome:
agttggtgagttcagtaccaacaactttcaggcttcgtaattcagcttccaacttcctaacctcgttccttggacaatattcgttgattagcattgttttgaattcttcccaaggagtatcataagctacatctcctcctacggccttcacatagtttttccaccacgtgagtgcactatcttgtagggtgcacgatgcatacttggtcatgtccttctcaatacaaccactgattttaaacacagactcaatcttttcgatccaccgggttaaaccaaccggtccttctgttccactgaatgatgagggcttgcaaccttgaaaagttttgtaagtgcaccccacacgaggatttgggttaactgcagcacctcttacagcctcgacccataacattctgtcgttcactcgctgattgatgagttcctggatttcttgttccgtcattcggttcaatcgcgccataatcttcaacaagaatgaaaaaaataattattcacatggaatattatagatgtagtatgtatttacagtacatcgtagcttattaataatatgaaccagttattattataaaagccttttcttcttattagcgttttataattatatctagggtagtaccaacccgttaaagttcatacttaatagcttagtacgaaaatcaattactaccacccaaataatatttaaccatggaaaattattgcatttcacacttcactattttacatatgcttatcttacaccaaacattaagcaaaccacactagtaatattatacaaaacattatatgatcccatggtttaaaacaacagcgcatcatttaacccaaagcgtttgtgttcaaagaaattgcttaaaggttatcctggttgtctccctgcgttttggctgaggaaccgaagaactggatgtcggggtagaactaataggaatagcggaaataggtgtggaagtatctggtggagttggtgccacaacatcctctctagactcgggatttggattttccatttcagtagcctttcgtttctttccttgttcgaacttgtctttcgtaatttcctgtatttcttcctcctcagtatcactttctggttcctcttcaattgattcatccggaacttgtgagtcttccccaaaggtgtcattttcatcatcggataggttaatgactggaacaccatctgaagattctggttcggagtcgctgaatgtgataataagttctaagccagacatatatcacataacaactagcacgttaataccacataatatttacatattaatttttaaccaacaaggataagtaatagttttcgaaatcaaacacggtcaaagtccagactcactaatgcatcctaacaaactcgataagacacactaatgcaaattttctggttctctaagaccaacgctctgataccacatgtcataacccgaccttaaccataaggacgaatacaataacatatgatttcatcgtgaggtattgtcctctatatgcgacatttttcaaaaactgcattcgtttttacaatacaaaccatagcttttattacaaatacaaggtttaaacaacttaataatgattatcgtttagcgataatcttagacttacaaactttacatgtgataataacaatacgacctccaacatattttacattacaaatcctccgatatgcagttttatttttgacacaaatatgcatactcaagatcttgcttaaattcaacatgttgcagcggaagcttttagttatcacctgagaataaacatgcttaaaacgtcaacataaagttggtgagatataggtttaatgccggcagcgtcataaatatagaccacaagatttcatatataaacgttttaataaaaatattctaagttgttgagcacttgataaccatacttaacatttaatcaacgtcgcatattccctttattatgaaatcttactacaccgtaccaagtgtagtcaccgaaacgaagtactgtgtaaccgttgaatactggtcgtccagtccggttggggttgtcaggcccgatagatctatcaacaggattcgcgtttacaatacctcatgtaaataatagttaccaagttacagggaagtataccagtggtacaactcaacgtagaatatatatttttaatcacttgtgtccataacgtaaatcataaaatgcatgtattctcatcccgaaatatttagagtttaaaaataggactatatactcacatttgtcttgaaggtatttaactcgacttggtctccgatagatatcacgaacctaaccatatatataatatatcaacatattttctttttaagtaatcgttatatatatatatatatatatatatatatatatatatatatatatatatatatatatatatatatatatatatacttttaatactttcttagtccgtagttagcagtccgatgttagtggtccacaattagttgcttaaataaaataaataaagacctcatcgtattcgtattgatcagaattaatctcgacccatggtaccatgttgtcaagtgacgtgttgcgtacataaagtaccgtgttgtcaaatgacgtgttgcgtacaatcatgaggtcttatgattaatcttctcgtgttgtttacgggtggtcctgaaatatataaaatcaaatcataagtaaatatatattaaatattatgttaattagccaagatatgattaatccgattttgtcataatatgatatattacaggtcttgaagtgtttttttaaaaaccaaattagaaggatctatttagtttgcgaacaagtttgaaatcactcaaactatgttcttgttgttaaaattttacaacacaaaataagatagctatataaatatgaatcgaataaggttatgaataagattactacctcaagttacttggacaaagctactggaaaaggtaagaaaactcttggaatcaaaagagtggtggagtgggattgaaagattggaagtaatctccttgaaatcggatgactatattgatacgttcttgagtaggtaaatgaagagagattagggagtgaattaacttgaaagaaaattggaaataaaATTGTAGGTAAATGAAAGAAAATTAGGGAGtgaatagcatgattatgggatggatatataggagatttagtttgttttcttgcacaaaagtcacacatgaggttaaatggctggttcccacatgtaacatcatgtctagtggctgatcattgaagtttatggttggtatataccaatagtaaatacgtatagaagctgggtatgatacggttacatataccctagatatacttgtagaaattttgaggaatcggaacgagaattcaaatatggacgggtttataactgtaaaagaggctcaaaactgagcttttatttttgggtaaaaccgggccaaaataaaattttaagacatttttaataaagcaatgttagcccaaaaaaaaaaaattctaagctgacctggcagctcgaccccagccaggggctctgccccttggaccccgccaggggttgccaccccttggaccccgcttatcgggggcgctgcccccgaacccccgtcataatcaagataagttcaaacaagtgtgcactccacacttccccaaacttgttcgatatttatcaagattattttggttacaaattaatcccattacacttaaatcatattggtgacatagatcaccaacacaatatagattgtaaatatatatgtcaaagaacgttacatatagttatcgttttgaaaacttaagttagtggtctcaaagtatacttataactcattgttgttagttcacaatgaaatgttaaaccatccttaaatcatgttaaatatgtatagatatgtacatatacataatcgtataattatcgtgagttatatagttcgtgatatcatcggtcaaattggacaatcaaacgttgtgtgaaactcttttcaaaaacataagtctcaacagtttggattgcttatcatgttggtaaggtttattttatgtaaatattaatctcataagtataaaacgatcggaaaaatccgggtcgttacatgttgCAAGAGCAAAGAGTAAATCGAAAtgaattagttttaaaaaggagtaatcggagattaatcgggaataattataattttttacaACAATGAATATATATGTACTTTTTCCGTGTCATATGTATTCTTTACTATTCATTTTCATGATAATCCAAATTTATCGTCTACATCCTTAAATAGATTAGATTATAAGAATATTTaggtaaatttttttttatatcattacttTATACATATGACAAAATACTCCGGAGTAGATAAGATGTAAAATTGGAAAGTGAACGAAATatccaatataataataatatttcttaaacTGAGTTTTTTTTATCTagagataatatattttggaacaccgAGAGTATTATATGTATGACTAACAAAGTGCATTTAAAATTGAACTTTTTGTATATTTGtacatattttatttattttttaatttttttttaaaaggcaagaatatattaataataaaaaatactaaCCAGAAGGTAGCATAGATACAATGATACCGAGCGCCCACGAACTACAATTTTAACACGACAACCAAATCAAAAATCTTAAAACACAAACACACATAATCCCCAAAACTACGAATTCGATAGTACAACTTTAAGACCCAATTAAAATATTACGAAAAATAAAACGAGTGCATGTATTAATACTTTTAGAATTCTGAATCGGAGGATGAGAAATTTTCTTATCATCGTAGAGTGCATTAAAATTTAACCATGGAAATGATtctctaaccaaaatgcacactaatCTTTAATCTTATCTAATACAATTGAATTGGAAAGGTGGAATAAACATTTAAGTTTTCGATTCACTAACCGTTATAATCAATTTAGAAATATATTTATTGCTTCCATGGAAGGCGGGAAAAAAGCATTAAAATAAATGTACCATATACTCGTATATATTTATTGCATTAATAGAAATttgtactttaaaaaaaaaaactgccaaAGTGGAGTAGACGCGTGTCGTAGAAACATAAATAGGAGAGCGAGTATGAACCGATTCCCCAAAATTCAATTCTGTTTTTGTGTCTTGTCTAGTTTCACTACATCACTCTACTCTTCACAACTCAAATACTCCACCTATTGTTACATCCCCATCTCCCTTTTACCTCTATATACATATCCACCTATACtcaaattatcaagaaaaataaaatatatacggAGTAGTACATATAACAAAATTAGTTAGTTAATTTCTACTACGTATTTAGCATTAAGTGAAAATAAATGCTGATTCAATTCATTCAACCTTGATAAAGGAAAGTCTATAtaagttaaaaatttaaaaataatgaacCTTCTAATTGAAATTGATGATTTATACCGTTTATCTAGTCAATGCATACAAGACTAAATGAAATTTCTTTCTTTTaactattcttttttttttttttttttttagaacagcgAATTTGGGATCACCCGAGAGGGACTtaaccacctgtgatgacccggaaatttctgaccaaatttaaacttaatctttgtatgattaacattttcgacacgataagcaaagtctgtaaaactgaatctcaaaatttttgaactacttttatatatttaaatacccttcggttattttcgacgattcgagaacaattatatgtaaatagatacatatatactataacatgaaaaggtaacaatgtattaattgtttgataccgtacattaaacttattggtttaaatatctatttgaatgtatatgataagttgaaatatttattattaaaatttatttataaataacttccaatgtgtatttaaaaactgatttatgtatattaaaaagatatatacatatatataataaacgatagtaacattcgtttattgattcaattgatatttagataagttaactaaagcgtttaagatgaaccagttaaacactaatttgttacagtgttttcaaattgccacattactcaaaatgctacagtgttttcgaaaatcactatttgctacagtgaattgctacagtaaaaaagtctttgctacagtaactttgctacagtaaaacgctattataaaaatgtattttaacaaatagcgagacgatgatttatagaagtaaatgaccaaaacactcgaaagtttaagatacactttgagtgatataattaagggataatttaaggctattgataaggctaaaaaggaacatatatttcatagcattatcccccaagaaagacaggattttagttgtaattgttccatattcgagtaatattcgtttatatttaataagtgcgaagacaaaaggcgaaaacgaagaattgaagacggaaaggtccaaaatgctcaaatgtacaagatacaattaaaaaggttcaaattattgatgaagaacgtctaaaaaatgacaagagtacaagttgcggaacgcaaagtacacgatataaaatagtacgcaaggacgtctgaaaatccggaaccgggacccgagtcaagaagaaacgcccgacgcaacggaccaaaaatatctagtctactatgcacaagaataaaatataatatataaataattatattaattatttatatatttatatttattttatattatgtcgacaagctaggagccaaaacaatgtgagctgtccctggtcctcatgcgagtcgcatggccagaaggccatttccatgcgagtcgcatgactccagatttcaggccacatctataaatttcagtgttttcgctcgatttaaatcacacacatacacaaatatatatatactccgtaatattatttattatttattattattattattattattattattattattattaataagattattattaatcttattattttttattattattagtgttattatttttgcgatacaaaaataataatgtacaaaaaatattacgacggagtgctgtctaagtaattttcaaaacgagttttcgagcgagctagagctaaggaaaatatgggttattgccaagaaaattatgggtaatgttcgggggtatttttgtgaatcaaacctcgtgtttatcatctccgatgcatctacgtgctttcctgcaatattgtatatcaatattaaactgtgagtttcatatgatcccttttactcaatatatttttgggctgagaatacatgcgactgtttataaatactgaaaatactagatttatatgcgtgagtttcataagatcccttttactctctacatttttgggctgagaatacatgcaaatgttttattaatcgatatacaatatttatatgtgtgagtttcatttgctccctttttaattgcttttgcaatctatatttttgggctgagaatacatgcactttattttaaacacaatggatacaagtacatactaaattctacactgagtttgaaccgaaaatcccttagctttggtaactagtaactgccagttataagaactggtgggcgcgagtagtagtatatggatccatagggcttgacatccccgtccgagctagagcgctagccttttaacggacgtatgctatttgagaagcgtacacgttggtttgcgtgtattattaagatgattatacaaagggtacaaattatataaacgttaaagtttagttaccagggtgctcaattttgtagaactgattgataaacgtttcggatgaaacaactgaaatcttgtgattcaccttttatgtaaaacctattgataaacgttttgaataaaacaactgaacttttgtaatccacattgatatacggattatgtgtaatattaaaactatgaactcaccaacctttgtgttgacacttgaagcatgtttattctcaggttccctagaagtcttccgctgtttgcttacatgttatacaagctatgtgcatggagtcttgcatgctttattcaagaaaacgttgcattcacaaaaccatcatcatgtatctattttgacttcattgtcaacggaagtattattgtaaactattatttacggtggttgtctatatgtagaaatcatcagatgtcgaaaaccttggaattaaatattcatttatggtatgccttttcaaaagaatgcaatgtttacaaaacgtatcatatagaggtcaaatacctcgcaatggaatcaatgaatgacgtgttcgtccatatggatttggagcgatcgtcacaccacctgttgcgatcatctcccgtttcgactatgccgatgcagtgatATTAACCCGCCCCCTATCGCtgtccgggaggaaaccttgaaccgatccaagggcacggccaagtaaaacccccctcccctttaccccccaacaCAATGTGAGAAATGTGTCATGAGTGGATCCTTACATGGCAGGTATAGAATTGCATTAATTGTTGCCCTGGagtggagtcgaactcctgacctcaagTGTGTTAGATGCAGGCCACTACCACTCAGGTACAACTGCAATCCCATATTGATAATCCAGTATTCTATTTTGAGTGTTCCAAATTAATAATCAACTTTCATATATAGATAGGAATAATAAGGTAAAGTTCTATTATGTCCTTAATGTATGTGAATagaataaaaatgaaaaaaaaaagtaagGGTAAAATTGGAAAGTAAACAGAAATTAGTAATTTTATGATATTTATTTAAACTGTGTTTTTTTGTCTGTGGACCATTAATATAAAACGGAGGAAAAATAAATATCTGGCCATGCTAAATTGTTTATAAAGAAAGTGTGACTAGAAGATACACGTAATGTTCAATTTACTCGGTACCAGGTCTCGTGCTTAAGGGGCTTGCTTATCCAAAGTTTATCTTATATGAAGGAGTCAATGGATTCGTTCATAAATGGTTTTCTCggcttactaaaaaaaaaaaaaaatcaaccaaATCAACCGTTCGTCTCAAATATAATACGGGGTATTTATGTATCAACGAACTTTCAACTTTTTAATTGAAAAGGTCCACTATAACATTATGTATTAGAGtaatacataaaatattatattattaatctactataaaactgtaaaaaatatagtCGAACTTTTTTTATAAGTGCTAAATACGGATTTTATCATATTTTATCAGCCATGAACTTTTGAGTTTTGACTCTATGTAAGACTGAATTGTACATCGATATCTTTCTGATGTAGAAACACGCATATGCACTTGTTGTCTTATTATAAGGTACTTTAATTTTttcttaatttaatatattaaataatactaGTATTTTTTAACATTAACATGCACAAAAAGTAGTATacataaatcataaataaattttattttatagTAGTATTAATACATTAATACATTAACATATAGagtaacaaaatttactttaatttaaTACTCCGTGTTAATACTCGACCATACATCTTTGTATACACTCTCCCTCTCTGGTTTCTACACACAAACCGTCAgagttacacacacacacacacacacacacacacacacctgtGTGTGtataatacatacatatacatacaagcctttaatacatacatatacatacaagcCTTTCTCACACAAACCTGTTGCTTTCATCTTTCTCAACACCTCTATCTCTGCACCAACCTGTTGGTTCTTTCATATTCTTGAGCCACTCTATTGTCCTTTTCATTTTCTCAAAAAAAAGTACTCCGTAAATACTTTTTCACAGCATTTTTACTCTCTCAAAAAACCCAACAAGAAAGCAAAAAACTTTGAATTCAAACAAACAAAACATGAGTAAAGAAAAGCTTGTTGTAGAAATCTTAGGGGCCCACAATTTAATGCCAAAAGATGGTGAAGGTTCATCATCTGCATTTGTTGAAGTTGAATTTGAAGGTCAAAGACAAAGAACACAAGTCAAATATAAAGATTTAAACCCTATTTGGAATGAAAAACTTGTGTTTCATGTTAATGATGTTGCTGACTTACCTTACAGAACCATTGAAGTCAACGTTTTCAACGAGAAAAAGTCAAACAACAGCCGGAATTTTTTGGGTAAAGTTAGAGTCTCCGGTACCAGCATTGCACGTGAGGGGCACGATGACGTCATCCCACAGCTTCACACGCTTGACAAACGAAGCTTGTTCTCGCACGTGCGTGGTGAGATCACTTTTAAGCTGTACTTGTCTGTTAAAGAAAATGTGAAAGGTGGTGGGGCGGTGGTTTCCGGTGGTGGGGTGGTGGTTTCGGGTGGGGTTTCCAAGAAAGGTAAAAAATTTATTCAAAATCAGAACACCAACACTGTGGTTCAAAACCACCAGCAAATGAGCGGTCAAGAAAACAAGAAAATGACCCACCCGAACCAGATGATACAAAAACCCGACCCGAATCATCAAGGTGGTGACTTGAAACCTGTTGTGATAACTTCCATCCCTGGACCACCTATTCCGATTGTACccggaggtggtggtggtggtggtcggGTCGGGTTGTTTTCGGGCGGGTCAAATGATCAGTACTCACTTAAAGAAACAAGCCCACATCTTGGTGGTGGGTTGTTGAATAAAGATAAAACAAGCAGTACTTATGATTTAGTTGAGCAAATGCAGTATCTTTATATTAGGGTTGTAAAAGGGAGAGATATACCAGTTAGTGGTAATGTGGGTGAAGTTGTGGCTGAAGTAAAACTTGGAAATTATAGAGGGATAACAAAAAGGGTTGGTTTAAATAATGGTGAATGGGATCAAGTTTTTGCATTTAGTAAAGATACAATTCAATCATCAATGGTGGAAGTGTTTGTTAAAGAGAGGGAAAAAGATGACATTTTGGGTAGGGTTTGGTTTGATTTAAATGAAGTACCAAAAAGGGTCCCACCAGATAGTCAATTAGCACCACAGTGGTATAGAATGGATGATAAAAGAGGTGAGAAAGGTAAAGGTGGTGAGGTTATGGTGGCTATTTGGTTTGGGACTCAAGCAGACGAGGCTTTTTCCGAAGCATGGCATTCAAAGGCTGCAAATGTGCATTTAGATGGGCTCGGTTCGATAATGTCAAAGGTGTATATGTCACCTAAGTTATGGTATTTGAGGGTTTGTGTTATTGAAGCACAAGATGTTGTTATGGGTGAAAAAGGTACCTCCTTGATGAGGTATCCTGAGCTTAATGTGAAAGTGCAAGTGGGAAACCAGGTTTTGAAGACTCGGGTCGCTCCAGCAATGGCGAATCGGAGTTTATCGAACCCGTATTGGAATGAGGATTTGATGTTTGTTGTGGCTGAGCCGTTTGAGGATTATGTGATGGTTTCGGTTGAGGACAGAATTGGGCCGAACAGGGAAGAGGTTGTGGGTCGGTTTTTGTTGCCGGTTAATGCTATTACTAGGAGGTTGGATTCGAAGGAAGTGGCCTCT
This genomic interval carries:
- the LOC139899210 gene encoding multiple C2 domain and transmembrane region protein 10, which translates into the protein MSKEKLVVEILGAHNLMPKDGEGSSSAFVEVEFEGQRQRTQVKYKDLNPIWNEKLVFHVNDVADLPYRTIEVNVFNEKKSNNSRNFLGKVRVSGTSIAREGHDDVIPQLHTLDKRSLFSHVRGEITFKLYLSVKENVKGGGAVVSGGGVVVSGGVSKKGKKFIQNQNTNTVVQNHQQMSGQENKKMTHPNQMIQKPDPNHQGGDLKPVVITSIPGPPIPIVPGGGGGGGRVGLFSGGSNDQYSLKETSPHLGGGLLNKDKTSSTYDLVEQMQYLYIRVVKGRDIPVSGNVGEVVAEVKLGNYRGITKRVGLNNGEWDQVFAFSKDTIQSSMVEVFVKEREKDDILGRVWFDLNEVPKRVPPDSQLAPQWYRMDDKRGEKGKGGEVMVAIWFGTQADEAFSEAWHSKAANVHLDGLGSIMSKVYMSPKLWYLRVCVIEAQDVVMGEKGTSLMRYPELNVKVQVGNQVLKTRVAPAMANRSLSNPYWNEDLMFVVAEPFEDYVMVSVEDRIGPNREEVVGRFLLPVNAITRRLDSKEVASRWYNLDGHLGNPNESKSVVRFASRIHIRATLDGGYHVLDEATMYSSDVRPTAKQLWKPHIGVLEMGILGASNLMPVKIKEGKGGSADAYCVAKYGQKWVRTRTVVDSLTPKWNEQYTWEVFDPCTVITIGVFDNSRVDKNPVGTRDSRIGKVRIRLSTLESERVYTHAYPLLMLHPSGVKKMGELHLAVRFSCANMLNMLHIYTMPLLPKMHYVQPLSVNQLDSLRYQAMNVVSARLSRAEPSLGREVVEYMLDHDSHMWSMRKSKANFSRLTTVLGWLVFINRVIEAIRNWHTPVYSSMFVFAFMIMVLLPELIVPSILLGFAVTGLWRYRLRPKYPPHMDTRISQAEGVHPDELDEEFDSFPTSRSADIVRVRYDRLRSVAGKIQTVVGDMATQGERFQALLSWRDPRASFLFVMICFFAAFGFYLVPIRWVVAIWGLYFLRPPRFRNKLPSSAASFFKRLPTMADSML